The following coding sequences are from one Nitrospira sp. window:
- a CDS encoding ATP-binding protein, producing the protein MNSTPAITRSLYLADLVEKKSHFLLGPRQTGKSFLITQTFRSARIYDLLDTSVYLTLSQRPQRLAEELTPKDRLVVIDEIQRLPGLLNEVHRLIEQRGIRFLLTGSSARKLRQGGVNLLGGRARTKYLHPLTQRELGAHFDLNKFIARGGLPSIYFSDDPRADLYAYTGSYLQQEIVAEGATRNISAFSRFLKVVAYCNATIVNFTNVATDAQVPRTTVYEYFEILKDTLILHELPAWRETKQHKPLASSKYYFFDIGVVAALQERQYRRGTPEYGQAVETYLFPLVSG; encoded by the coding sequence ATGAATTCGACACCGGCTATCACTCGATCGCTGTATTTAGCGGACCTCGTGGAGAAGAAGTCCCACTTTCTCTTGGGACCTCGCCAAACCGGGAAGAGCTTCCTGATCACCCAGACTTTCCGTAGTGCCCGCATCTACGATCTCCTGGATACATCCGTCTATCTGACACTCAGTCAACGCCCACAGCGATTGGCCGAAGAACTCACTCCCAAGGATCGGCTAGTAGTTATCGACGAAATTCAACGGCTCCCGGGACTGCTGAACGAAGTACACAGACTCATTGAGCAACGAGGGATTCGATTTTTGCTCACGGGTTCAAGTGCTCGCAAGCTTCGACAGGGCGGAGTCAATCTCTTGGGAGGGCGAGCGAGGACCAAATACCTGCACCCACTCACTCAGAGAGAATTGGGAGCACACTTTGATCTGAATAAGTTTATTGCTCGCGGCGGATTGCCTTCCATCTATTTTTCAGATGACCCCCGCGCGGATCTCTACGCCTACACCGGTTCGTATCTGCAGCAGGAGATCGTGGCGGAAGGAGCGACGAGGAATATTTCAGCCTTCAGTCGGTTCCTAAAGGTGGTCGCCTACTGCAATGCGACCATCGTCAATTTCACCAACGTGGCCACCGATGCCCAAGTCCCACGCACCACTGTCTACGAGTACTTTGAGATCTTGAAAGACACGCTCATCCTTCATGAACTACCGGCCTGGCGTGAAACCAAACAGCACAAACCATTGGCGTCCTCGAAATATTACTTTTTCGATATCGGCGTCGTGGCCGCCCTCCAAGAACGGCAATACCGTCGAGGTACGCCGGAATACGGGCAAGCGGTGGAAACCTACCTCTTTCCACTAGTGTCCGGTTAA
- a CDS encoding agmatinase translates to MAKKRTYQGKVPLHDKYGPEAKFAVEAEALLPTTKYEEEVARGLELGLQGADSIKDRRIPTFSRGELPHFAGINTFTKAPYVEDVRKCGEYDVAILGAPFDGGTTYRAGTRFGPQGIRKISALYGSYSFELGVDLRESISMCDLGDVFTIPGNIEKTFDQVSKGVGHVYASGAFPVVLGGDHSLGFATVRGVAQNMNGKKLGILHFDRHVDTQETDLDERMHTTPWFHATNIQNVPAKNLVQIGIGGWQAPRPGVKAGRERQTSIMTVTDCVEMGIENAAKQALEVAFDGVDAVWLSFDVDCLDAAFVPGTGWPEPGGFLPREVLKFLQIIADTKPLAGMEIVECSPPYDAAEITSLMATRVICDVLACQVRSGHLANRKKG, encoded by the coding sequence ATGGCAAAGAAGAGAACATACCAAGGCAAGGTTCCACTGCATGACAAGTACGGGCCGGAGGCGAAGTTCGCCGTGGAAGCAGAGGCACTGTTGCCGACCACGAAATATGAAGAAGAAGTGGCCCGAGGTCTTGAATTGGGTCTGCAAGGGGCTGATTCCATCAAAGATCGCCGCATTCCCACTTTTAGTCGTGGAGAGCTCCCGCACTTCGCGGGCATCAATACCTTCACCAAAGCGCCGTATGTCGAAGATGTCCGCAAGTGCGGGGAATACGATGTTGCCATTCTCGGGGCGCCGTTCGACGGGGGAACCACCTATCGGGCAGGCACTCGATTCGGCCCCCAAGGCATTCGAAAGATCTCTGCGTTGTATGGCAGCTATAGCTTCGAGCTCGGCGTGGATCTCAGAGAGTCGATCTCCATGTGCGATCTCGGTGACGTGTTCACCATCCCCGGCAACATCGAGAAGACCTTCGACCAAGTCAGCAAAGGGGTCGGCCATGTCTATGCCAGCGGGGCCTTTCCCGTGGTTTTGGGTGGGGACCATTCTCTGGGATTTGCGACCGTGCGGGGCGTGGCTCAGAATATGAACGGCAAGAAGCTCGGGATTCTTCACTTCGATCGGCATGTCGACACACAGGAGACCGATCTCGACGAACGCATGCACACCACGCCCTGGTTTCACGCGACGAATATTCAGAATGTACCCGCCAAGAATCTTGTGCAGATCGGCATCGGTGGCTGGCAAGCGCCCAGACCCGGCGTGAAGGCCGGGCGGGAGCGTCAGACGAGCATCATGACTGTCACTGACTGCGTGGAAATGGGCATCGAGAATGCGGCGAAGCAGGCGCTCGAAGTGGCGTTTGATGGGGTGGATGCGGTGTGGCTCAGCTTCGACGTGGATTGCTTGGATGCCGCATTTGTGCCGGGCACCGGTTGGCCGGAGCCGGGCGGGTTCCTCCCGCGTGAAGTGCTGAAGTTTCTCCAGATCATCGCCGACACGAAACCGCTGGCTGGCATGGAAATCGTGGAATGTTCACCGCCCTACGACGCGGCGGAGATTACGAGCCTCATGGCCACCAGGGTGATCTGCGACGTCCTGGCTTGCCAGGTGCGATCCGGGCACCTGGCGAATCGGAAGAAGGGCTGA